One stretch of Calonectris borealis chromosome 5, bCalBor7.hap1.2, whole genome shotgun sequence DNA includes these proteins:
- the GPR176 gene encoding G-protein coupled receptor 176 isoform X2: MGIVLLLVKGNIMVLWSTCRTSVLKSVTNRFIKNLACSGICASLVCVPFDIALSASPHCCWWIYTMLFCRIAKFLHKVFCSVTILSFPAIALDRYYSVLYPLERKISDAKSRDLVIYIWAHAIVASIPVFAVTNVSDIYAMSTCSESWSYSLGHLIYVIIYNITTVIVPVAVVFLFMILIRRALSASQKKKVIIAALRTPQNTISIPYASQREAELHAMLLSMVMIFIFCSVPYVTLVIYRTILNISDISVFLLLTAIWLPKVSLLANPLLFLTVNKSVRKCLVGTIVQLHRRYSRRNIVSSGGVADANLEPNVRSGSQLLEMFHIGQQQIFKPTEDEENETKSIGSGDFQQKEIPTTSLEVGETLVHKFIPQTIADSAAQVAPAVPTEADMVNDKYSMQFGFGPFELPPQWLSENRNSKKRLLPPLGNTPEELIQTKQPKCKGERKISRNNKVSIFPRVDS, encoded by the exons ATGGGGATCGTCCTTCTGCTCGTTAAAG GTAACATCATGGTGCTGTGGTCAACCTGCAGAACGTCGGTACTTAAATCTGTAACAAACCGATTCATTAAGAATTTGGCCTGCTCGGGCATCTGTGCCAGCCTAGTCTGTGTGCCTTTTGACATTGCTCTTAGTGCCAGTCCACACTGCTGCTGGTGGATCTATACGATGCTCTTCTGCAGAATTGCCAAGTTTCTGCACAAAGTCTTCTGCTCAGTGACCATCCTTAGTTTTCCAGCCATTGCTCTTGACAG gtaCTATTCTGTTTTATAccctctggaaagaaaaatatctgatgCAAAATCCCGAGACCTGGTTATCTATATCTGGGCCCATGCAATAGTGGCCAGCATTCCAGTATTTGCTGTGACCAATGTGTCTGATATTTATGCCATGTCCACCTGTTCGGAATCTTGGAGTTACTCCCTTGGCCACCTGATATACGTCATCATCTATAACATCACCACTGTGATTGTACCAGTGGCTGTGGTATTTCTCTTTATGATTCTTATTCGCAGGGCACTGAGTGCCAGCCAGAAGAAAAAAGTCATCATAGCTGCCTTAAGGACCCCTCAGAATACAATTTCTATCCCTTATGCCTCCCAGCGAGAAGCTGAGCTTCATGCCATGCTGCTTTCCATGGTtatgatatttattttttgcagcGTCCCCTATGTGACTTTAGTGATTTACCGCACCATACtcaatatttcagatatttcgGTCTTCTTGCTCCTCACTGCCATTTGGTTGCCCAAGGTCTCTTTGCTGGCCAatcctttgttatttttaactgTTAACAAATCAGTACGGAAGTGCTTAGTGGGGACAATAGTACAGCTGCACCGAAGGTATAGCAGGAGAAACATTGTCAGCTCGGGTGGTGTTGCAGATGCTAATCTGGAGCCCAATGTCCGTTCGGGGAGCCAGCTTCTGGAGATGTTTCATATCGGGCAACAACAAATCTTCAAGCCAACGGAAGATGAGGAGAATGAGACCAAATCCATTGGCTCTGGTGACtttcaacagaaagaaattccTACCACCAGTTTAGAGGTAGGAGAGACTTTGGTTCACAAATTTATACCACAGACGATTGCAGACTCTGCAGCTCAGGTGGCGCCGGCTGTGCCCACAGAAGCTGATATGGTAAATGACAAGTATTCCATGCAGTTTGGTTTTGGACCCTTTGAGCTGCCTCCGCAGTGGCTCTCAGAAAACCGAAACAGTAAGAAGCGACTCCTGCCTCCTCTGGGGAATACCCCTGAAGAGCTAATCCAGACAAAGCAGCCTAAgtgtaaaggagaaagaaaaatcagcagaaacaATAAAGTCAGTATCTTTCCCAGGGTGGATTCTTAG